In a single window of the Pleurodeles waltl isolate 20211129_DDA chromosome 4_2, aPleWal1.hap1.20221129, whole genome shotgun sequence genome:
- the LOC138293135 gene encoding dynein light chain Tctex-type 5-B-like has product MEHQVTEGGRILRKSTSSSEGPRTRKYFTKPAGKEGELSRSQTEPQIKKEPVKHQGKEARNRKKQLSLDCRKPCTTKPPSCLPRARRLGTLVLAPGLESIYQPQPQRTFSAQEAQRVMKAVTERTLKDRSYESPGCSQLALDLAEELKQSIRELGYERYKLVCYVVLGPVGRTGLCCSSRSIWSTASDTYAEYVFRNSLIFAVCVVYAGYYE; this is encoded by the coding sequence ATGGAGCATCAGGTTACAGAAGGAGGAAGGATTCTCAGAAAATCCACCAGTAGCTCCGAGGGCCCCCGAACACGCAAGTACTTCACCAAGCCTGCAGGCAAAGAGGGGGAACTGTCTAGATCTCAAACGGAACCCCAGATCAAGAAAGAGCCTGTCAAACACCAGGGAAAGGAAGccaggaacaggaagaagcagttaTCTCTGGACTGCAGGAAGCCTTGCACCACCAAACCCCCCAGCTGCCTCCCTAGAGCAAGGAGGCTGGGCACGCTGGTCCTCGCCCCTGGTCTGGAATCTATCTACCAGCCTCAACCACAGAGGACCTTCTCTGCGCAGGAGGCCCAGAGGGTGATGAAAGCTGTGACTGAGAGAACATTAAAAGACAGGAGCTATGAAAGCCCAGGGTGTTCCCAGCTAGCCTTGGACTTGGCTGAGGAACTGAAGCAGTCCATCAGAGAGCTGGGGTATGAGAGGTACAAGCTAGTATGTtatgtggtgctggggcctgtgggaaggactggactctgttgcagcagcaggagcaTCTGGAGCACGGCGTCGGACACCTATGCGGAGTATGTCTTCAGAAACAGCCTCATCTTTGCTGTCTGCGTGGTGTACGCCGGCTACTACGAGTAA